In the genome of Pseudomonas putida, one region contains:
- a CDS encoding HvfA family oxazolone/thioamide-modified RiPP metallophore, translated as MTRSQFPSKTRLGLLSIALIGGINMTSAAFAVDALPQGYQLASAQKAGEGKCGEGKCGASGAKAKAAQAEGKCGEGKCGAEGAKAKATHAEGKCGEGKCGAEDAKAKAAQAEGKCGEGKCGDASFARTDADHDGRVSRAELLAVAPKANAEFDAIDANHDSFLSEGEVYQFRKNQFDANGKPFPADLYSKLSQASN; from the coding sequence ATGACCCGTTCCCAGTTCCCCAGCAAGACCCGCCTTGGCCTGCTCAGCATCGCCTTGATTGGTGGTATCAACATGACGTCCGCTGCCTTTGCCGTGGACGCTTTACCCCAGGGCTACCAGCTTGCTTCCGCGCAAAAGGCCGGCGAGGGCAAATGTGGCGAAGGCAAATGCGGCGCCAGTGGTGCCAAGGCCAAGGCGGCCCAGGCTGAAGGCAAATGCGGCGAGGGCAAGTGTGGTGCCGAGGGTGCCAAGGCCAAGGCGACCCATGCTGAAGGCAAGTGCGGCGAAGGCAAATGCGGTGCCGAGGATGCCAAGGCCAAAGCGGCCCAGGCCGAAGGCAAGTGCGGGGAGGGCAAGTGCGGCGATGCGTCCTTCGCCCGTACCGACGCCGACCATGATGGCCGTGTCTCGCGCGCTGAACTGTTGGCGGTCGCGCCCAAGGCCAATGCCGAGTTCGACGCCATCGACGCCAACCACGACAGCTTCCTTTCCGAAGGCGAGGTGTACCAATTCCGCAAAAACCAGTTCGACGCCAACGGCAAGCCATTTCCCGCCGATCTGTACAGCAAGTTGAGTCAGGCCAGCAACTGA
- a CDS encoding HvfB family MNIO-type RiPP peptide maturase — MSTSFDLHGAGLGLRRSLLPELLSMDADAVDFLECAPDNWIGVGGAYGESLARLAERFPLSCHGLSLSLGGPEPLDHVFLRRIRAFLDRYDVPLFSEHLSYCSDDGHLYDLMPMPFTTEAVRHTARRIRQVQDALGRRIAVENISYYAAPYQAMSEIDFLCAVLDEADCDLLLDVNNLIVNACNHGYDADAFLARVPAQRVACLHVAGHYDEAPDLKIDTHGAAVQQDVWQLLRSTYQYFGAVPTLLERDFNFPPLDELLGEVGYIRALQARAQAPQVRHG, encoded by the coding sequence ATGAGTACTTCGTTTGACTTGCACGGTGCCGGGCTTGGTCTGCGTCGGTCGCTGTTGCCTGAGCTGCTGAGCATGGATGCCGATGCGGTGGACTTTCTCGAGTGTGCGCCGGACAACTGGATCGGCGTCGGCGGCGCCTACGGTGAGAGCCTGGCGCGCCTGGCCGAGCGGTTCCCGCTGTCGTGTCACGGCCTTTCGCTGTCCCTTGGCGGCCCCGAACCGCTGGATCATGTGTTCCTTCGGCGTATCCGCGCTTTTCTCGACCGGTACGATGTCCCGCTATTCAGCGAGCACTTGAGCTACTGCAGCGATGACGGCCACCTGTATGACCTGATGCCCATGCCGTTCACCACCGAAGCTGTGCGCCATACCGCCCGGCGTATCCGTCAGGTCCAGGATGCGCTTGGCCGACGCATCGCGGTGGAGAACATTTCCTACTACGCGGCGCCGTACCAGGCGATGAGCGAGATCGATTTCTTGTGCGCGGTCTTGGACGAGGCCGACTGCGATCTGTTGTTGGACGTCAACAACCTGATCGTCAATGCCTGCAACCACGGCTACGACGCTGACGCTTTCCTTGCCCGCGTACCGGCCCAACGGGTGGCTTGCCTGCACGTGGCCGGACACTACGATGAAGCGCCGGACCTGAAGATCGATACCCACGGTGCGGCGGTGCAGCAGGACGTCTGGCAACTGTTGCGCAGTACCTACCAGTACTTCGGGGCGGTGCCGACCTTGCTGGAGCGCGACTTCAATTTCCCGCCCCTTGACGAGCTGCTCGGCGAGGTGGGCTACATTCGGGCGCTGCAGGCCCGCGCGCAAGCGCCGCAGGTGCGCCATGGCTGA
- a CDS encoding trypsin-like peptidase domain-containing protein: MSATKSRLQHFRPSGVATVFFLLTLWAFFPFAPAYAGLEEGIEAYDADRYSEAFQQLLPLAEQGNATAQRYIGDMYRYGSGTPSDIPQAVQWLKKAATQGDAQAQTDLGLLQTGMSSDSSPKLLEKKQGVKWLETAAQAGDSKAQYALGLIYLGETKDTHIVALDKQRGIEWISRAAQSSDPQYRTKAAMLLRILYSDVGEQSYDFNKALHWLQVQFDLLETRKAAEAGDAMAAKTLAYALSQKGWNPHDVNLQTEILKWYEQAIAGGALEGKAAEDYGCLFIYGNGGVTKDYDKARHWVEIGNQASKLQAAADAGDREAMAKMGDIYATTCLKDSEETFEKARAQAAQWYEKAVAKGDTAKAWELYDFASTPEQEMHWAQIAAGITTADGKPINTRYGGDVLFENLPRRDLPVEFRHAPGASWLSLHPMSVHAKPDASSPVTAEIGRFYQIYARPSPTPGWAALIAVSRGPYPDPFQYLSPSSVKDGKFVPRRGMNRQSFDPYVGYVPLELLGNLDEVPAPLPLSQQGLVPVPAYWAPIGIEENRRFVTDFSQPPYDALVRVAHSFGSCSGAIVLKPTIVVTSGHCFKNDKDDALVIIERGPNQVEKIPARIVRRALSRGNYQDWAVLRLKHAPQSAVTPLNFADSVDWSRVTRFRAVLAGYPGDLLHTASTKALGFDAPSISECVVDVARHDHDKDAFQIGHSCNQWFGASGGPFMVWNPETRRFELLALNTFLAQGFTTADEVLKDLFAEKIFKDQAARVVQPFEMKNTPALLDVKKDAYKSIPGLASVFEAYQNWTSSLFSEKATLSAKMIEVARAEAGLKPAASPYLDDPQRLGFWLYDEVEWSSRLPTTEARANCAQQCDESIVRPHGWTLQLGQKIHWDELAGRDDTLANRRAGWIVVGGDLFYINKDSGTVTGVVRHFLNLKDYGTAFNRQFELWQRYKHLTDEYSDAFVWNEEADSSALPTTQLRRDNFGDDTPRQIPGGTVIKADDLALELGSEHPPVVIASIGGPLGLPGSVDLSYSAKGASYSDAVQQRFEHDLIKLTDNDKSRELVFYCHHSRCWLSYNSALRAIKLGYSNVHWFRGGLNTWAMLGLPMDWVKRLESQTVTQ, from the coding sequence ATGTCCGCCACGAAATCCCGACTTCAGCACTTTCGGCCGTCAGGTGTGGCTACCGTCTTTTTCCTACTTACGTTATGGGCCTTTTTTCCATTCGCTCCCGCCTATGCCGGCTTGGAGGAAGGGATAGAGGCATACGACGCCGATCGTTACAGCGAGGCGTTCCAGCAATTGCTGCCCTTGGCCGAACAGGGCAACGCGACAGCGCAACGCTACATTGGCGACATGTATCGGTACGGATCGGGCACCCCATCCGATATTCCGCAGGCTGTGCAATGGCTGAAGAAGGCCGCGACGCAAGGTGATGCCCAGGCCCAAACCGATCTTGGCCTGTTGCAGACAGGAATGTCCTCCGATTCAAGCCCGAAGTTACTTGAGAAGAAACAAGGGGTGAAGTGGCTGGAAACGGCCGCGCAGGCTGGCGATTCAAAGGCCCAATATGCCCTGGGTTTGATTTACTTGGGCGAGACCAAAGACACCCATATCGTCGCGCTCGATAAGCAGCGAGGCATCGAATGGATAAGCCGTGCGGCGCAGTCGTCCGACCCTCAATACCGGACGAAGGCTGCCATGCTGCTGCGCATTCTTTATTCGGATGTCGGCGAACAGTCTTACGATTTCAATAAAGCACTGCATTGGCTGCAGGTGCAATTCGATCTGCTCGAAACCCGAAAAGCTGCAGAGGCAGGCGACGCCATGGCGGCGAAGACGCTCGCCTACGCACTGTCGCAAAAGGGCTGGAACCCCCATGACGTCAATCTGCAAACCGAAATTCTCAAATGGTATGAGCAAGCGATAGCCGGCGGGGCGCTGGAGGGCAAGGCCGCCGAGGATTATGGTTGTCTGTTCATCTATGGGAATGGCGGCGTTACCAAGGATTATGACAAGGCCAGGCATTGGGTAGAGATCGGCAATCAAGCCTCGAAATTGCAAGCGGCCGCCGATGCCGGTGATCGGGAAGCCATGGCGAAAATGGGCGATATCTACGCAACGACCTGCCTGAAGGACTCGGAGGAGACCTTTGAAAAGGCGCGTGCGCAAGCCGCGCAATGGTACGAGAAAGCCGTGGCCAAGGGTGACACCGCTAAAGCCTGGGAACTGTACGATTTCGCGTCCACGCCCGAACAAGAAATGCACTGGGCACAAATCGCCGCCGGCATCACCACGGCGGACGGCAAACCCATCAATACCCGCTATGGGGGCGATGTGCTGTTTGAAAACCTGCCTCGGCGTGACCTGCCCGTGGAGTTCCGGCATGCACCCGGCGCGTCCTGGCTCTCCCTCCATCCGATGAGCGTGCATGCCAAGCCCGATGCATCCTCCCCGGTGACTGCCGAAATAGGGCGCTTCTACCAGATTTACGCAAGACCCTCGCCGACACCCGGCTGGGCCGCCCTGATTGCCGTGAGTCGAGGCCCCTATCCCGATCCTTTTCAGTACCTGAGCCCTAGCTCGGTCAAGGATGGCAAGTTCGTACCGAGAAGAGGCATGAACCGGCAATCTTTCGATCCTTATGTCGGTTATGTGCCACTGGAGCTGCTGGGCAACCTGGATGAAGTACCCGCCCCCTTGCCACTGTCCCAGCAGGGCCTGGTGCCAGTCCCGGCCTATTGGGCACCGATCGGCATTGAGGAAAACCGACGTTTCGTCACGGACTTCAGCCAGCCTCCCTATGACGCGCTAGTGCGGGTCGCTCACAGCTTTGGAAGCTGTTCCGGCGCCATCGTGCTCAAACCCACTATCGTCGTGACGTCCGGGCACTGCTTCAAGAACGATAAGGACGACGCACTTGTCATCATCGAGCGTGGCCCGAACCAGGTCGAAAAAATCCCCGCTCGAATCGTGCGTCGGGCGCTGAGTCGGGGCAATTACCAAGATTGGGCGGTGCTACGGCTCAAGCATGCCCCGCAATCAGCAGTGACACCGCTGAATTTCGCCGACAGTGTCGATTGGTCGCGCGTGACCCGTTTCCGCGCGGTGCTGGCGGGCTATCCAGGTGACCTGCTGCACACTGCCTCGACAAAGGCGCTTGGCTTCGATGCACCCTCCATCAGCGAATGCGTGGTGGATGTGGCACGTCATGACCATGACAAGGATGCATTCCAGATTGGCCATTCGTGCAACCAATGGTTCGGAGCCTCAGGGGGACCGTTCATGGTTTGGAATCCCGAGACCAGACGCTTTGAACTGTTAGCGCTCAATACCTTCCTGGCGCAAGGCTTCACAACCGCTGACGAAGTCCTGAAGGACCTTTTCGCCGAGAAAATCTTCAAGGACCAGGCCGCCCGAGTGGTGCAACCATTCGAAATGAAAAATACACCCGCATTGCTGGATGTAAAAAAAGACGCATACAAATCGATACCTGGCTTGGCCAGTGTGTTCGAGGCTTATCAGAACTGGACGAGCAGCCTGTTCAGTGAAAAGGCTACGTTGAGTGCGAAGATGATTGAAGTGGCGCGCGCCGAGGCAGGCCTCAAGCCGGCAGCTAGCCCCTACCTGGATGATCCGCAGCGTCTCGGATTCTGGCTTTACGACGAGGTCGAGTGGAGCAGCAGGCTGCCCACCACTGAGGCACGCGCGAACTGTGCGCAACAATGCGATGAAAGCATCGTCCGGCCTCATGGCTGGACTCTGCAGTTGGGGCAAAAAATCCATTGGGATGAATTGGCCGGTCGTGACGACACCCTGGCCAACAGGAGGGCTGGCTGGATAGTGGTGGGGGGCGATCTTTTCTATATCAATAAAGACAGTGGGACAGTCACCGGCGTCGTGCGCCACTTCCTCAACCTGAAAGACTATGGCACTGCCTTCAACCGGCAATTCGAGCTTTGGCAACGGTACAAGCACTTGACGGACGAATACAGCGACGCGTTTGTCTGGAACGAAGAGGCCGACTCCAGCGCGCTCCCGACAACTCAGTTGCGCCGCGACAACTTCGGCGATGACACACCCCGGCAAATACCCGGCGGCACTGTCATCAAGGCAGACGACCTGGCTCTTGAGCTGGGCTCTGAGCACCCTCCTGTTGTCATCGCTTCAATCGGCGGCCCATTGGGGTTACCCGGTTCGGTGGATCTTTCCTATTCAGCGAAAGGCGCAAGCTACAGCGACGCGGTCCAGCAGCGATTCGAGCATGACCTGATCAAACTCACAGACAACGATAAATCCCGTGAACTGGTGTTTTACTGCCATCACTCCAGATGCTGGCTGTCGTACAACAGCGCACTCAGAGCCATTAAACTTGGTTATTCAAATGTGCATTGGTTCCGGGGCGGGCTCAATACGTGGGCCATGCTCGGATTGCCCATGGATTGGGTGAAGAGGTTGGAGAGCCAGACGGTCACGCAGTGA
- a CDS encoding TonB-dependent receptor, with protein sequence MDLPARYPITRQLSATVKVNNLFDKAYYTNTAGNSYYGAPRNATVGLKYDF encoded by the coding sequence GTGGACCTGCCGGCCCGTTACCCGATCACCCGGCAGCTGAGCGCCACGGTCAAGGTCAATAACCTGTTCGACAAGGCGTACTACACCAATACCGCCGGCAACAGCTACTACGGCGCGCCGCGTAATGCCACCGTTGGCTTGAAGTACGACTTCTAA
- a CDS encoding HvfC family RiPP maturation protein has translation MAETLREQQLCLSRFIRDPHNNPAPPGIEARRLAVYRRLFLGNMQSLLAGSFPVLSATLAQTQWQSLTTEFYASHRCKTPLFTEVAGEWVSYLETRGDLPGWVAELAHYEWIETVLLLSDSTDPAHDPEGDLLDGVPLLSSLAMPLAYTWPVSHIGPDHLPLEAPLEPTLLLARRGADQKIHFARLAPLAHALLVSLQQQLLTGREHLDVLAERAGVERSALEPQGSALLSGLKAQGVVLGTVRG, from the coding sequence ATGGCTGAAACCTTGCGTGAGCAGCAGCTGTGTCTGAGCCGCTTCATTCGCGATCCGCACAACAACCCGGCGCCGCCCGGCATCGAGGCGCGACGTCTGGCGGTGTACAGACGGCTGTTTCTGGGCAACATGCAGTCGTTGCTGGCCGGTAGTTTCCCCGTACTGAGCGCCACCTTGGCCCAGACCCAGTGGCAGTCACTGACCACGGAGTTCTACGCCTCCCACCGCTGCAAGACACCGTTGTTCACCGAAGTGGCCGGGGAGTGGGTCAGCTACCTGGAAACCCGCGGCGACCTGCCAGGCTGGGTGGCTGAGCTTGCCCACTATGAATGGATCGAGACCGTGTTGCTGCTCAGCGACAGCACCGACCCGGCCCATGACCCAGAAGGCGATTTGCTTGATGGCGTACCGCTGCTGTCGAGTCTCGCCATGCCCTTGGCCTACACCTGGCCGGTCAGTCATATCGGGCCGGATCACCTGCCGCTGGAAGCCCCCCTCGAGCCCACGCTGCTGCTGGCCCGCCGCGGCGCGGACCAAAAAATCCACTTCGCGCGATTGGCGCCCTTGGCCCACGCCCTGTTGGTGTCGCTGCAGCAACAGCTGCTCACCGGCCGCGAACACCTCGACGTGCTGGCAGAGAGGGCAGGCGTCGAACGAAGTGCCTTGGAACCCCAAGGCAGTGCCTTGTTGAGCGGCCTCAAAGCCCAAGGTGTAGTACTCGGCACCGTTCGCGGTTAG
- a CDS encoding Dyp-type peroxidase, which translates to MNISEIEPQAVDTPITRSAIFIVATLSPGDDSRDRVRALCGDLAGLVRSVGKRVPSGNLSCVVGFGAGVWETLFGAPRPASLHPFREIGSGDRMAVATPGDILLHIRAEQMDLCFELAAQVMKRLEAAVTVVDEVQGFRYFDMRSIIGFVDGTENPTGREVGKFTLVGDEDPSFTGGSYVLVQKYLHDMTGWNGLSTSEQENIIGRTKLSDIELDESVKPSCSHSSLTTLEKNGQEVKILRDNMPFGRPGAGEFGTYFIGYARSPAPIEEMLQNMFIGKPPGNYDRLLDYSRAVTGGLFYVPSATFLAACED; encoded by the coding sequence ATGAACATTTCCGAGATCGAGCCCCAGGCTGTCGATACCCCGATTACCCGCAGCGCCATTTTCATCGTGGCCACTTTGAGCCCCGGTGACGACAGCCGCGATCGCGTTCGTGCGCTCTGTGGCGACCTCGCCGGGCTGGTCCGGTCAGTCGGCAAGCGCGTGCCGTCGGGCAATCTTTCCTGCGTGGTGGGCTTTGGCGCTGGCGTGTGGGAGACGCTGTTTGGCGCGCCGCGTCCGGCGTCGTTGCATCCTTTCCGGGAGATCGGCAGTGGCGATCGTATGGCGGTGGCCACCCCTGGAGACATCCTGCTGCACATCCGCGCCGAACAGATGGACCTGTGCTTCGAGTTGGCCGCGCAGGTCATGAAGCGCCTGGAAGCCGCAGTGACGGTGGTCGACGAGGTCCAGGGTTTCCGTTACTTCGACATGCGCAGCATCATCGGTTTCGTCGACGGCACCGAGAACCCCACTGGCCGCGAGGTCGGCAAGTTCACACTCGTCGGCGACGAGGACCCGTCGTTCACGGGGGGAAGCTACGTCCTGGTGCAGAAGTACCTGCACGACATGACCGGCTGGAACGGGCTGTCCACGTCGGAGCAGGAAAACATCATCGGGCGCACCAAGCTGTCGGACATCGAACTGGACGAGTCGGTAAAGCCCAGTTGTTCGCACAGCTCGCTGACCACCCTGGAAAAGAATGGCCAAGAGGTGAAGATCCTGCGCGACAACATGCCCTTTGGGCGTCCCGGGGCAGGGGAGTTCGGCACCTATTTCATCGGGTATGCCCGCTCGCCGGCACCGATCGAGGAAATGCTCCAGAACATGTTCATCGGCAAGCCGCCCGGTAACTACGACCGGTTGCTCGACTACAGCCGGGCGGTGACGGGCGGGTTGTTCTACGTGCCGTCGGCCACTTTCCTGGCGGCTTGCGAGGACTAA
- a CDS encoding HD domain-containing phosphohydrolase, producing the protein MNSPGRGISLQLLVALAIMLGMLLLGTGLAWQGYSAVRQTLVAAAGDTAQQAGKTIDERARRLVDPVQSSLRLLASDPLAGDLAQRLERLPQLVESLNANKMLSAAYVGYANGEFLLVRRLRDPQLLERFAAPPGTVFLVQSVSQQAGGAMSGQWRFYDRQLNLLQIQAKPDYRFDPRERPWFVDAAGQGTTVLTRPYVFFTTREVGMTMAQRSIQGGSVIGMDVSVDDLASESRDLRMTPGTELAVIDGQGNVVAYPDLERLIVHEGDTVRLSRITELGIPSLAQLYADLPQGARPMRYQVDGDAWYGMRVPLSSLAGQELQVLIAVPARELLAGARQVLFEQLLWAAALMAVLLVLGGLLGQRIGRPLRLLADQVRGLAGFDFSREVGVSSRVSEVSELSQVLSRMSGTIRSFQAITLTLSRESQLERMLEGVLTHLVNAAGVHAGAVYLFDVDHAQLRLATCCGSDGYPGQLEIHHDEHLDLAAVVTHALELRGRSLAVVLNDRSQALLGILVLQLEAEQADEGVGQPFRRFVEELSGAAAVAIETRQLVEAQQRLLDAMIKLLADAIDAKSPYTGGHCERVPQLAQMLLDKAVQADSGPYADFTMSDAERYEFHVAAWLHDCGKVTSPEYVVDKATKLETLYNRIHEVRMRFEVLWRDAELDYWQGLASGADPSALQRTLQSAKAELQEAFAFVAKANIGGEFMQEQDIAQLQRIGQRRWQRHFDNRLGLSRDEEERLAGVPPVPLPADEPLLADRDDQRVAWGARKPPVAKDDPRNIWGFDMRLPAHASNAGELYNLSIRRGTLNEEERFKINEHIVQTIIMLDSLPFPRHLKRVSAIAGSHHERMDGAGYPRRQGKDDLGIPERVMAIADVFEALTAADRPYKPAKTLSESVKILVMMARDNHLDGQLLRLFLSSGVYRDYAQQFLRPEQIDEVDVAYWVAQL; encoded by the coding sequence ATGAACAGCCCCGGACGTGGCATCTCTTTGCAACTGTTGGTGGCGCTGGCGATCATGCTGGGCATGCTGCTGCTGGGCACGGGGCTGGCCTGGCAGGGCTACAGCGCAGTCCGACAGACCCTGGTGGCTGCCGCAGGAGATACCGCCCAGCAGGCGGGCAAGACGATCGATGAGCGCGCCCGCCGTTTGGTCGATCCGGTGCAGAGCAGTCTGCGGCTGCTGGCCTCCGATCCGCTCGCCGGCGACTTGGCCCAACGCCTGGAACGGCTCCCGCAACTGGTCGAGAGCCTGAACGCCAACAAGATGCTCAGTGCAGCCTACGTTGGTTACGCCAACGGTGAGTTCCTGCTCGTGCGCAGGCTTAGGGATCCACAGTTGCTCGAACGTTTTGCGGCGCCACCTGGCACGGTCTTCCTGGTGCAGAGCGTCAGTCAGCAGGCGGGTGGGGCAATGTCGGGCCAATGGCGCTTCTACGATCGCCAACTCAACCTGCTCCAGATCCAGGCCAAGCCGGACTACCGCTTCGATCCGCGCGAGCGTCCCTGGTTCGTCGATGCCGCGGGGCAGGGCACTACCGTGCTGACCCGCCCGTATGTGTTCTTCACCACCCGGGAGGTCGGCATGACCATGGCCCAGCGCAGTATCCAGGGTGGATCGGTGATCGGCATGGATGTCTCGGTCGACGATCTGGCCAGTGAAAGCCGAGACCTACGCATGACGCCTGGCACCGAGCTTGCGGTGATCGACGGTCAAGGCAACGTGGTGGCGTATCCGGACCTTGAGCGGCTCATCGTGCACGAGGGCGATACGGTGCGCCTGTCGCGCATCACCGAGCTCGGCATTCCCAGCCTTGCGCAGCTCTATGCCGACTTGCCCCAGGGAGCTCGGCCCATGCGTTACCAGGTGGACGGGGACGCGTGGTACGGCATGCGTGTTCCGCTCAGTAGTTTGGCCGGGCAGGAGTTACAGGTGCTGATCGCCGTCCCTGCCCGCGAACTGTTGGCGGGAGCGCGTCAGGTATTGTTCGAGCAACTGCTCTGGGCCGCGGCGCTGATGGCCGTGCTGCTGGTGCTTGGCGGCTTGCTCGGCCAGCGTATCGGCCGCCCGTTGCGCCTGCTGGCCGATCAGGTGCGAGGCCTGGCAGGTTTTGATTTCAGCCGCGAGGTGGGGGTCAGCTCGCGGGTGTCGGAGGTAAGTGAGCTCAGCCAGGTGCTCAGTCGCATGTCCGGGACGATCCGCAGCTTTCAGGCGATCACCCTCACGCTCAGCCGCGAGAGCCAGCTTGAGCGGATGCTCGAGGGGGTGTTGACCCATTTGGTCAATGCCGCCGGGGTGCATGCTGGCGCGGTGTACCTGTTCGACGTAGACCACGCACAATTGCGCCTGGCCACTTGCTGTGGAAGCGATGGCTATCCGGGACAGCTCGAGATTCACCACGACGAGCACCTGGACTTGGCGGCAGTCGTCACCCACGCCCTTGAACTGCGCGGGCGCAGCCTGGCGGTGGTGCTCAATGACCGCAGTCAGGCGCTGCTCGGCATCCTGGTGCTGCAATTGGAGGCTGAGCAAGCGGACGAAGGGGTGGGGCAGCCGTTCCGGCGCTTCGTCGAAGAGCTGTCTGGCGCTGCGGCGGTGGCCATCGAGACGCGTCAGTTGGTCGAGGCCCAGCAACGCCTGCTCGATGCGATGATCAAGCTGCTGGCCGATGCCATCGACGCCAAGAGCCCCTACACGGGCGGCCATTGCGAGCGGGTGCCGCAACTGGCCCAGATGCTGCTGGACAAAGCCGTGCAGGCCGACAGCGGCCCCTATGCCGATTTCACCATGAGCGATGCCGAGCGCTATGAGTTCCATGTCGCCGCCTGGTTGCACGACTGTGGCAAGGTCACCAGCCCCGAATATGTGGTGGACAAGGCGACCAAGCTGGAAACCCTTTACAACCGCATCCACGAAGTACGCATGCGCTTCGAAGTGCTCTGGCGCGATGCCGAGCTCGACTACTGGCAGGGGCTTGCCAGCGGTGCGGACCCGTCGGCGCTGCAGCGCACGCTCCAGAGCGCAAAGGCCGAGCTGCAGGAGGCGTTTGCCTTCGTTGCCAAGGCCAACATCGGGGGCGAGTTCATGCAGGAGCAGGACATCGCGCAGCTGCAGCGTATCGGCCAGCGTCGTTGGCAGCGGCACTTCGACAACCGTCTGGGGCTCTCGCGCGACGAGGAGGAGCGTTTGGCGGGCGTCCCCCCAGTGCCGTTGCCCGCCGATGAACCACTGCTGGCCGACCGCGACGATCAACGGGTGGCCTGGGGCGCGCGCAAGCCGCCTGTGGCCAAGGATGACCCGCGCAACATCTGGGGCTTCGACATGCGCCTGCCGGCCCATGCCAGCAATGCCGGCGAGTTGTACAACCTGTCGATCCGGCGCGGCACGCTCAATGAGGAGGAACGTTTCAAGATCAACGAGCACATCGTGCAGACCATCATCATGCTCGACTCATTGCCGTTCCCGCGTCACCTCAAGCGTGTGTCAGCCATTGCCGGCAGCCATCACGAGCGGATGGACGGCGCGGGTTATCCGCGTCGGCAGGGCAAGGATGACCTGGGTATTCCTGAGCGCGTCATGGCCATTGCCGATGTCTTCGAGGCCTTGACCGCTGCCGACCGACCGTACAAACCGGCCAAGACCCTGTCCGAGTCGGTGAAGATCCTGGTCATGATGGCCCGCGACAATCACCTCGATGGGCAACTGTTGCGGTTGTTCCTGAGCAGCGGGGTGTATCGGGACTATGCGCAGCAGTTCTTGCGACCCGAGCAGATCGACGAGGTGGATGTGGCGTACTGGGTGGCGCAGCTTTAG